A genomic region of Pseudomonas sp. KU43P contains the following coding sequences:
- a CDS encoding OmpW/AlkL family protein produces the protein MRRLFAPALAMFLPLTPLPVLAGDAPLNIVRIGYADIQFNTDSGDMTGMPGTTPEHVQATVRDTGTLALIYERRLGGPWSLVLQTGAPPVIDFDGAGTAQPLGKVGSARAWFPAVLIAYNFELFGVQPYVALGVNYTWFSEEKMTAAYNTAFGGTSSTSRLDDSFGAVAKVGVEIPLADNWSAGFSYSRYWIDTTATIKTQTPGLGEVKRKIDVEADPDVYSFTVGYRF, from the coding sequence ATGAGAAGACTGTTCGCCCCTGCCCTCGCCATGTTCCTACCGCTGACGCCGCTGCCGGTCTTGGCCGGCGACGCCCCCTTGAACATCGTGCGTATTGGCTATGCCGACATTCAGTTCAACACAGACTCGGGCGATATGACCGGCATGCCTGGCACGACCCCTGAACATGTTCAGGCCACTGTGCGTGACACCGGCACCTTGGCACTGATCTACGAACGAAGACTGGGTGGCCCCTGGTCTCTGGTGCTGCAGACCGGTGCACCGCCTGTCATCGACTTCGATGGTGCTGGAACCGCCCAGCCGCTGGGTAAGGTGGGCAGCGCTCGCGCTTGGTTCCCTGCCGTGCTGATCGCCTACAACTTCGAACTGTTTGGCGTGCAGCCCTATGTCGCGCTGGGGGTCAACTACACCTGGTTCAGCGAAGAGAAGATGACCGCTGCCTACAACACAGCGTTCGGCGGGACCTCCAGTACCTCCAGGCTGGACGACTCATTCGGCGCCGTGGCCAAGGTCGGCGTAGAGATTCCGCTGGCCGACAACTGGAGCGCCGGATTTTCCTATTCGCGCTACTGGATCGATACCACTGCCACCATCAAGACCCAGACCCCTGGCTTGGGCGAGGTCAAGCGCAAGATCGATGTTGAAGCAGACCCTGACGTCTACTCGTTCACCGTTGGCTACCGCTTCTGA
- a CDS encoding GMC family oxidoreductase, producing the protein MSTEKMNATFDYIVIGGGSAGCVIASRLSEDPAISVCLIEAGGSDKSVLIHAPVGVVAMLPTRINNWAFQTEPQPGLNGRRGYQPRGKTLGGSSSINAMLYVRGHRQDYDQWAALGNRGWSYEEVLPYFIKSEQNQRLDDAYHGQDGPLSVVEVSCPSALNAAFIQAAEINGIPRTPDYNGAHQEGAFMYQVTQRNGERCSAAKAFLTPNMHRHNLRVLTGAVVERVLVESARATGVQLRQGSERIVLKARHEVVLSAGSFGSPQLLMLSGIGPREELHKHGIAVIHELPGVGENLQDHIDYVFTYRSPDKTNTFGCSPTFSLKMLNAMIQWKRERKGLVTSPFAESGAFFKSQPALDAPDLQLIFVPAIVDNHARNLRLGHGFSCHLTLLRPKSRGTVRLASADPLAPPLIDPRFFSAVQDLEVLMRGADIQRAILEATPLAPYRGKPLYPLLQHDRKAVEQDIRNRADTQYHPVGTCKMGHDPLAVVDDQLRVHGITGLRVADASIMPTLIGGNTNAPSIMIAEKAADMLLRSRLEGK; encoded by the coding sequence ATGAGCACTGAAAAAATGAACGCTACGTTCGACTACATCGTGATTGGCGGTGGTTCGGCTGGTTGTGTGATTGCCAGCCGGTTAAGCGAGGATCCTGCCATCAGCGTCTGCCTGATCGAAGCTGGCGGCAGCGACAAAAGCGTATTGATCCACGCGCCTGTGGGGGTGGTGGCCATGTTGCCGACGCGCATCAACAACTGGGCCTTTCAGACCGAACCACAGCCCGGCCTGAACGGGCGTCGCGGCTATCAGCCGCGAGGCAAGACACTCGGCGGTTCCAGCTCGATCAACGCCATGCTTTACGTGCGCGGGCACCGTCAGGACTACGACCAATGGGCCGCGCTGGGTAACCGGGGTTGGTCGTATGAAGAGGTACTACCGTATTTCATCAAGTCCGAGCAAAACCAACGTTTGGATGATGCCTATCATGGCCAGGACGGCCCGCTCAGCGTGGTTGAGGTGAGTTGCCCGAGCGCCCTGAACGCCGCCTTCATCCAGGCTGCCGAAATCAATGGCATCCCGCGCACGCCGGACTACAACGGCGCCCATCAGGAAGGCGCGTTCATGTATCAGGTCACTCAGCGCAATGGCGAGCGCTGCAGCGCCGCCAAGGCATTCCTCACGCCCAACATGCACCGCCACAACCTCAGGGTACTGACAGGTGCTGTCGTCGAGCGCGTGCTGGTGGAATCTGCACGTGCCACGGGCGTGCAACTGCGCCAAGGCAGCGAACGCATCGTTCTCAAGGCTCGGCACGAAGTGGTCCTGAGCGCAGGCAGTTTCGGTTCGCCGCAATTGCTGATGCTCTCGGGTATCGGCCCGCGCGAAGAACTGCACAAGCATGGCATCGCCGTCATCCATGAACTGCCGGGGGTAGGCGAAAACCTTCAGGACCATATCGACTATGTGTTCACTTACCGCAGCCCCGATAAAACCAACACCTTTGGCTGCTCACCCACTTTCAGCCTGAAAATGCTCAACGCCATGATCCAGTGGAAGCGCGAGCGCAAGGGCCTGGTGACCTCGCCATTCGCCGAATCGGGGGCATTCTTCAAGAGCCAACCGGCTTTGGACGCCCCCGACCTGCAGCTGATCTTCGTGCCGGCCATCGTCGATAACCACGCGCGCAATCTACGCCTGGGTCACGGCTTCAGTTGCCACCTGACCCTGCTGCGCCCGAAAAGCCGTGGTACCGTCCGGCTTGCCAGTGCCGACCCGCTGGCGCCACCGCTGATCGACCCGCGCTTCTTCAGCGCGGTACAGGATCTGGAAGTACTTATGCGCGGCGCCGACATACAACGCGCCATCCTCGAAGCCACGCCTCTGGCACCCTATCGTGGAAAGCCTTTGTATCCCCTGCTTCAACACGACCGTAAGGCCGTGGAACAGGACATCCGCAATCGCGCTGACACCCAGTACCACCCGGTAGGTACCTGCAAGATGGGCCACGACCCTCTGGCGGTGGTGGATGACCAACTGCGCGTGCATGGCATCACCGGCCTGCGCGTGGCAGACGCCTCGATCATGCCCACGCTGATCGGCGGCAATACCAATGCACCCAGCATCATGATTGCCGAGAAAGCCGCCGACATGCTGCTGCGCAGCCGCCTGGAGGGGAAATGA
- a CDS encoding AraC family transcriptional regulator has protein sequence MTQLIVGSYGTAMDVAQHNMLGLPALVAELQAQGIDAQGLLEGTELSPEQMIDPATRISHRQKLVVFANMQRLMRHCDSGLRAGARQRLSDFGIFGYALVSSENFGQAVEFGIRHIRLLGPIFQKSFRLEGDEGVFIGQGFFALGELMPLATEFWFASIHSLVQCVLEKPFPSRRLLLPYPAPDHWQSYEAFFNCPVEFDSPVMEWRFDASVLQLPCPNANPITSAMSMGFCQQLVANLPDESDLIESVRMACLSRNGRFPGVEVVARSLGMSTRTLHRRLAEYQRTYQSVLDEVRCALAIEFLQQSDMPMDDLAAQVGFSEAANFRKAFRKWTGRSPGEVRKAMRNAT, from the coding sequence ATGACCCAGTTGATCGTTGGGAGCTATGGCACTGCCATGGATGTTGCGCAACACAACATGCTTGGGCTTCCGGCCCTGGTAGCCGAACTGCAGGCTCAGGGCATCGATGCCCAGGGATTGTTGGAGGGTACCGAGTTATCGCCGGAACAGATGATCGATCCGGCTACTCGGATTTCTCATCGGCAGAAGCTGGTGGTGTTTGCCAACATGCAGCGCTTGATGCGCCACTGCGACAGTGGTCTGAGGGCGGGTGCCAGGCAGCGCCTGAGCGACTTCGGAATATTCGGCTACGCCCTGGTCAGCAGCGAGAACTTCGGCCAGGCCGTCGAGTTCGGCATCAGGCACATCCGCTTGCTAGGGCCGATCTTCCAGAAGTCGTTCCGACTGGAAGGAGACGAGGGCGTATTCATTGGTCAAGGCTTCTTTGCCTTGGGCGAGTTGATGCCACTGGCGACCGAATTCTGGTTCGCCTCGATCCATTCTCTGGTTCAGTGCGTGCTGGAAAAGCCCTTTCCATCTCGGCGGTTGCTACTGCCTTACCCGGCGCCTGATCATTGGCAATCTTATGAAGCGTTCTTCAATTGCCCAGTGGAATTCGACAGCCCGGTCATGGAGTGGCGTTTCGACGCGAGTGTGCTGCAGCTTCCTTGCCCGAACGCCAACCCGATCACATCGGCGATGAGCATGGGATTTTGTCAGCAACTGGTGGCCAACCTGCCGGACGAGTCCGATTTGATCGAATCGGTGCGCATGGCCTGCCTAAGTCGCAACGGACGTTTTCCGGGGGTAGAAGTGGTTGCGCGCAGTTTGGGTATGTCGACGCGTACCTTGCACCGGCGGTTGGCAGAGTACCAGCGCACCTACCAGAGTGTGCTGGATGAAGTTCGCTGCGCCTTGGCGATCGAGTTCTTGCAGCAAAGCGATATGCCCATGGATGACTTGGCTGCCCAGGTTGGTTTTTCCGAGGCGGCCAATTTCCGCAAAGCGTTTCGCAAATGGACCGGTCGGTCGCCGGGGGAAGTTCGCAAGGCAATGCGTAACGCCACCTGA
- a CDS encoding alkyl/aryl-sulfatase — protein sequence MKELPFNDKTSFELAHKGFIAPLPSEPIKGPNGNMIWDPNKYGFIKEGEAAPASTNPSLWRQSQLINISGLFEVTDGIYQVRNYDLSNMTIVEGKEGITIFDPLISSETAKAALDLYYKHRPKKPVVAVIYTHSHVDHYGGVRGVINEEDVKSGKVKVYAPKGFLEHAVAENVMAGTAMSRRASYMYGNLLPPNETGQLGAGLGTTTSAGTVTLIPPTDIIEKTGEKRTIDGLTYEFLYAPGSEAPAEMLYYIHEKKALNTAEDSTHTLHNTYSLRGAKIREPLPWSKYLNEALKMWGDDVQVMYAMHHWPVWGNKEVKEQLSSQRDMYRYINDETLRLANKGYTMTEIAEQVKLPKGIAQRFSNRGYYGSLNHNVKATYVLYLGWFIGNPATLWELPPQEQSKRYVDMMGGADAVLKKAKEYYDKGDFRWVAEVVNKVVFADPNNQAAKNLQADALEQLGYQAESGPWRNFYLTGAKELREGVEQLPTPDTASPDTVKAMDLDLFFDYLAMRLKGPEVEDKHITLNFDFTDLKQQYALEMVNGVLNHTEGLQAKDADAKITLTRDTLNKLMLKETTLKDAISSGAVKVDGAEAKLEELMSYMDNFDFWFPIVTP from the coding sequence TTGAAAGAGCTGCCTTTCAACGACAAGACCTCTTTCGAGCTGGCGCACAAAGGCTTCATCGCGCCCCTGCCCTCCGAGCCGATCAAAGGCCCAAACGGCAACATGATCTGGGATCCGAACAAGTACGGATTCATCAAGGAAGGTGAAGCCGCCCCTGCTTCCACCAACCCCAGCCTGTGGCGCCAATCGCAGCTGATCAACATTTCCGGGCTGTTCGAGGTCACCGACGGCATCTACCAGGTGCGTAACTACGACCTGTCCAACATGACGATTGTCGAGGGCAAGGAAGGTATCACGATCTTCGACCCGCTGATCTCCAGCGAAACTGCCAAAGCCGCGCTTGACCTGTACTACAAGCACCGGCCGAAAAAGCCCGTTGTAGCCGTGATCTACACGCACAGCCACGTGGACCACTACGGCGGCGTTCGCGGCGTGATCAACGAAGAGGACGTCAAGTCTGGCAAGGTCAAGGTATATGCACCCAAAGGCTTCCTGGAGCATGCCGTGGCCGAGAACGTGATGGCCGGTACCGCGATGAGCCGCCGTGCCAGCTACATGTACGGCAACTTGCTGCCACCGAATGAAACCGGCCAGCTGGGCGCCGGCCTGGGGACCACCACTTCCGCTGGTACCGTAACCCTCATCCCACCGACCGACATCATCGAGAAGACCGGCGAGAAGCGCACCATCGACGGTCTTACCTATGAGTTCCTGTACGCGCCAGGCAGTGAGGCGCCGGCCGAGATGCTGTACTACATCCACGAGAAGAAAGCGCTCAACACTGCCGAAGACTCGACCCATACCCTGCACAACACCTATTCGCTGCGTGGCGCCAAGATTCGCGAACCGCTGCCGTGGTCCAAATACCTCAACGAAGCCTTGAAAATGTGGGGTGATGACGTGCAGGTGATGTACGCCATGCACCACTGGCCGGTCTGGGGCAACAAAGAGGTCAAGGAGCAGCTTTCGTCGCAGCGTGACATGTACCGTTACATCAACGACGAAACCCTGCGCTTGGCGAACAAAGGCTACACGATGACCGAGATCGCCGAGCAGGTGAAACTGCCCAAGGGTATCGCTCAGCGCTTCTCCAACCGTGGCTACTATGGCTCGCTCAACCACAACGTGAAGGCCACCTACGTGCTGTACCTGGGCTGGTTCATCGGCAACCCGGCTACCTTGTGGGAGCTGCCGCCGCAAGAGCAATCCAAGCGTTACGTGGACATGATGGGTGGCGCAGATGCCGTGCTCAAGAAGGCCAAGGAATACTACGACAAGGGTGATTTCCGCTGGGTAGCCGAGGTGGTCAACAAAGTGGTCTTTGCCGACCCGAACAACCAGGCGGCGAAGAACTTGCAAGCCGACGCGCTGGAGCAACTGGGCTACCAGGCCGAAAGCGGCCCTTGGCGCAACTTCTACCTGACCGGAGCCAAGGAACTGCGTGAGGGGGTCGAGCAGTTGCCGACGCCAGACACCGCCAGCCCCGATACCGTCAAGGCCATGGACCTTGACCTGTTCTTCGACTATCTGGCCATGCGCCTGAAAGGGCCTGAGGTCGAGGATAAGCACATCACCTTGAACTTCGATTTCACCGACCTGAAACAGCAGTACGCACTGGAGATGGTCAACGGCGTGCTCAACCATACCGAAGGCCTGCAGGCGAAGGACGCCGATGCCAAGATAACGTTGACTCGCGACACCTTGAACAAGCTGATGCTCAAGGAAACCACCCTCAAGGATGCGATTTCTTCAGGTGCAGTGAAGGTGGATGGTGCCGAAGCCAAACTCGAAGAGCTGATGAGCTACATGGACAACTTCGACTTCTGGTTCCCAATCGTCACGCCTTGA
- a CDS encoding hydantoinase/oxoprolinase family protein encodes MRNQYRLGIDAGGTFTDFILADRDGGVQLFKAPSTPHDGTLAIRAGLAQIADATGLSPAEVIARCDLCINGTTVALNALIERTGVKVGLLCTEGHEDSLEIRLGHKEEGHRYDAHYPPAFMLAPRHLRRPIGGRILGDGREYSPLDEQAVHQAIEYFRAEGVEAVAISFLWSVRNPSHEQRAAELVRAALPGVFVCTGVEVFPQIREYTRTSTTVVNAYLSPVMDRYVARIDALFEALGAHQPVRYFQSNGGLAPGHLMRERAVNAINSGPASAPQAGLSVAKPFGIDNVITVDMGGTSFDITLTNAGRTNFSKDVDFLRQRIGVPMIQVETLGAGGGSIASLDTLGMLQVGPRSAGATPGPVCYGKGGTEPTVTDANLVLGYLPDGALLGGSIRLNRQAALEAIRSKIAEPLGISVERAAFGITTLVNLNMVNGIRRVSIERGHDPRDFALIGAGGAAGMHVVRLAEEIGMRTVLIPKVASGLCAFGQILSDVRYDQLTSLSMRLDAAHADLALLNRTLAELRQQGMANLREDGFGDQASSCHYTLEMRYAGQIHECSVELERDALDSTGLGALIEAFHQRHQTLYSYSEPGSPVELVNLECSVIGHLPRPPQPLLQGPAQVPAAVPNCQRPMRFSADGEWQATPVFNGNRLLPKQTLHGPCVIEEDTTNIVVPPGWQACLEPSATYRLTPVA; translated from the coding sequence ATGCGCAACCAATATCGCCTGGGCATCGACGCCGGCGGCACCTTCACCGACTTCATCCTGGCCGACCGTGACGGCGGCGTACAATTGTTCAAGGCGCCGTCCACCCCGCACGATGGCACCCTGGCAATCCGCGCCGGGCTGGCGCAGATCGCCGACGCCACCGGGCTCAGCCCGGCCGAGGTGATCGCCCGCTGCGACCTGTGCATCAACGGCACCACCGTGGCGCTCAACGCGTTGATCGAACGCACCGGCGTCAAGGTGGGCCTACTGTGCACCGAAGGCCACGAGGACAGCCTGGAAATCCGCCTGGGCCACAAGGAAGAGGGCCATCGCTACGACGCCCATTACCCACCGGCGTTCATGCTCGCGCCGCGGCACCTGCGCCGGCCCATCGGTGGGCGGATCCTGGGCGATGGCCGCGAGTACAGCCCGCTGGACGAACAGGCCGTGCACCAGGCCATCGAATATTTCCGCGCCGAGGGCGTCGAAGCGGTGGCCATTTCGTTCCTGTGGTCCGTGCGTAACCCCAGCCACGAGCAACGCGCCGCCGAGCTGGTACGCGCCGCACTGCCGGGCGTGTTCGTCTGCACCGGTGTCGAAGTGTTCCCGCAGATTCGCGAATACACCCGCACCTCCACCACCGTGGTCAACGCGTACCTGAGCCCAGTGATGGACCGCTACGTGGCGCGCATCGATGCGCTGTTCGAGGCGCTCGGTGCGCACCAGCCCGTGCGCTACTTCCAATCCAACGGCGGGCTGGCCCCCGGCCACCTGATGCGCGAACGGGCGGTCAACGCGATCAACTCAGGCCCGGCCTCGGCACCCCAGGCCGGCCTGTCGGTGGCTAAGCCGTTCGGCATCGACAATGTCATTACCGTGGACATGGGCGGCACCTCGTTCGACATCACCCTGACCAACGCCGGGCGTACCAACTTCAGCAAGGACGTGGATTTCCTGCGCCAACGGATCGGCGTACCGATGATCCAGGTCGAAACCCTCGGCGCCGGCGGCGGCTCCATTGCCTCGCTCGACACCTTGGGCATGCTCCAGGTCGGCCCGCGCAGCGCCGGCGCCACGCCCGGCCCGGTGTGCTACGGCAAAGGCGGCACGGAGCCTACCGTGACCGATGCCAACCTGGTACTGGGCTACCTGCCGGACGGCGCGCTTCTGGGTGGCAGCATCCGTCTGAACCGCCAGGCCGCGCTGGAGGCCATTCGCAGCAAGATCGCCGAGCCGCTGGGCATCAGCGTGGAGCGCGCCGCCTTCGGCATTACCACCTTGGTCAACCTGAACATGGTCAATGGCATACGCCGCGTCTCCATCGAGCGTGGCCACGACCCGCGTGACTTCGCCCTGATCGGTGCCGGTGGCGCGGCGGGCATGCACGTTGTGCGGCTGGCCGAGGAAATCGGCATGCGCACCGTGCTGATCCCTAAGGTCGCATCGGGCCTGTGCGCCTTTGGCCAGATACTCTCCGATGTGCGCTACGACCAGCTCACCAGCCTGTCGATGCGCCTGGACGCGGCGCACGCCGACCTGGCGCTGCTCAACCGCACACTGGCCGAACTGCGCCAGCAGGGCATGGCGAACCTGCGCGAAGACGGTTTCGGCGATCAGGCCAGCAGTTGCCACTACACCCTGGAGATGCGCTACGCGGGGCAGATCCACGAATGCAGCGTGGAGCTCGAGCGCGACGCACTGGACAGCACCGGCCTCGGCGCCCTGATCGAGGCGTTTCACCAACGCCACCAGACCCTGTACTCCTACAGTGAGCCGGGTAGCCCGGTAGAACTGGTGAACCTGGAATGCTCGGTGATCGGCCACCTGCCACGCCCGCCCCAGCCGCTGCTGCAAGGCCCGGCCCAGGTGCCTGCGGCAGTGCCGAACTGCCAGCGCCCGATGCGTTTCAGCGCCGACGGCGAGTGGCAAGCCACGCCGGTGTTCAATGGCAATCGCCTGCTACCGAAGCAAACACTGCACGGCCCTTGCGTGATCGAGGAGGACACCACCAACATCGTCGTACCGCCGGGCTGGCAGGCCTGCCTGGAACCATCGGCGACCTACCGGCTGACACCCGTCGCCTGA
- a CDS encoding diguanylate cyclase domain-containing protein encodes MSLRKKLLCLLAPPVFLVLILMGGWGHGVLLARLDQEDEQLLLVEADRLRVMMDILFERDVDRLSNLSALLQRPGLPLHFETTGFDFLVRSRSDTFTVVQPLLNRSDAAVSAFHAVTLDRLQAGIIERLKLLHSAADPASHAELITVLDVPMILASVDTPSGYLMGGTILDAERVSQLQRQLGGALVWAPPDDAAPGSSINTDISQMSLSKRQLLDASRQSVDLVFHDSLGKAQLSLQLVRDRHLYQEGLRQLNLFMALLVASLILAWVTIHLGLEWFLLRRIRSMHTELASIGPGNPNARLRDRGQDELGDLGHEANRTLDRLEQSEARDAAILAEIQEGYFELDEAGRLQSINPAFCSQVGYSAESLSGMAFANLMENDQELHRILHPLHGHESPALSARLRRADGSVGHYQARITPIVDGQNKCCGYRGILHDVSAHVEYQDQLYAMAHSDALTGLGNRKAFHHYLKELLGQQPQPLTLFFIDLDRFKQVNDTFGHEAGDALLVCLARRLENAVRKPDRAFRLGGDEFTLLVLGDNVEDAERLAKRLLGVFSEPVQMGDVTIDYVTPSIGIARSPYHSTDPAELIKAADAAMYEAKQHRNEYHLAS; translated from the coding sequence ATGAGCCTGCGCAAGAAACTTCTATGTCTGCTTGCGCCGCCGGTGTTTTTGGTGCTGATCTTGATGGGAGGGTGGGGGCATGGCGTGTTGCTCGCACGGCTAGATCAAGAGGACGAGCAGTTGCTCCTGGTCGAAGCTGATCGGTTGCGGGTGATGATGGACATCTTGTTCGAACGCGATGTCGACCGGCTGAGCAATCTCAGTGCGTTGCTACAACGTCCAGGTTTACCGCTCCATTTCGAGACAACCGGTTTTGATTTTCTGGTTCGATCCCGTTCAGACACATTCACGGTTGTGCAACCCTTGCTCAATCGTAGCGACGCTGCGGTGTCGGCATTTCATGCCGTGACCCTCGACAGGTTGCAAGCCGGGATCATTGAACGCCTGAAATTACTTCATTCGGCTGCTGATCCGGCTTCGCATGCCGAACTGATCACTGTGCTGGATGTTCCGATGATCCTCGCCAGTGTAGACACTCCCTCCGGGTATCTAATGGGTGGAACAATCCTTGATGCCGAACGCGTGAGTCAATTGCAACGACAACTAGGCGGCGCGCTTGTTTGGGCGCCACCTGATGACGCTGCTCCTGGATCATCAATCAACACCGACATTAGCCAGATGAGTCTTTCCAAACGGCAATTGCTCGACGCTAGTCGCCAGAGTGTGGACCTGGTTTTTCACGACAGCCTGGGAAAAGCGCAACTCAGCCTACAGCTGGTTCGCGATCGCCACCTTTACCAGGAGGGCCTTCGTCAGTTGAATCTGTTCATGGCGCTATTGGTTGCCAGTCTGATCTTGGCCTGGGTGACAATTCATCTGGGCCTGGAATGGTTTCTGCTGCGCCGTATTCGAAGCATGCACACCGAATTGGCATCCATCGGGCCGGGCAATCCCAACGCTCGATTGCGCGACCGTGGACAAGACGAGCTGGGTGATCTGGGGCATGAGGCTAATCGGACCTTGGACCGCCTGGAACAAAGTGAAGCACGCGATGCCGCGATCCTTGCAGAGATTCAGGAAGGCTACTTCGAGCTCGATGAAGCTGGCCGCTTGCAGTCGATCAATCCTGCTTTTTGTTCCCAGGTCGGGTATTCAGCCGAAAGCTTGTCCGGGATGGCGTTCGCCAACCTGATGGAAAATGATCAGGAGCTGCACAGGATTCTGCATCCCTTGCATGGGCACGAGAGCCCGGCACTCTCGGCTCGCCTGCGGCGCGCTGACGGCAGCGTCGGACATTACCAGGCCCGTATCACCCCTATCGTTGATGGTCAAAACAAGTGCTGCGGATACCGCGGCATTCTGCATGACGTCAGCGCGCATGTGGAATATCAGGATCAGCTGTACGCCATGGCGCACAGTGATGCCTTGACAGGGCTGGGCAACCGCAAAGCGTTCCACCACTATCTGAAAGAGCTTCTTGGCCAGCAACCTCAGCCGCTGACGCTCTTTTTCATCGACCTGGACCGTTTCAAGCAGGTCAACGATACCTTCGGCCATGAAGCGGGTGACGCGTTGCTGGTGTGTCTGGCACGACGTTTGGAGAACGCCGTACGAAAGCCGGATCGTGCCTTTCGCCTGGGGGGGGACGAGTTCACATTGCTCGTGCTGGGGGACAACGTCGAGGATGCCGAACGGCTGGCGAAGCGGCTGCTCGGTGTGTTCAGTGAACCCGTCCAGATGGGGGACGTGACCATCGACTACGTGACACCTAGCATTGGAATTGCTCGTTCACCTTATCACTCAACGGATCCCGCCGAATTGATCAAGGCGGCTGATGCGGCGATGTATGAAGCCAAGCAACACCGCAATGAGTATCACCTGGCCAGCTGA
- a CDS encoding AraC family transcriptional regulator: MPTEISTHGWAPPERQARWAEAVSDTYFPLSLAFAAEQPFDGHLQRWSTPSTPCSLSRLRSSQLGYSRSKAQIGQDREAFYLVTVPSRSEVHFEQDGHQHSCRPGGFIVERGDAPYRFHYRTENDLWVLKLPESALKGHLRGHRRYTRHCFDASQGLGLVFVEQLDLCARHFDANPQAARHLLLEQAMATLLLALQQDERVLGSEGSNLSTLHLTRVENYVLQNLANPELTPQAIASACGLSLRYLHKLFASTAYTLGEWVRQQRLEAVHRQLRDPQCRLPIGELAFRCGFADQAQFTRAFRQYFGCTASEVRAACRH, from the coding sequence ATGCCGACAGAAATCTCGACCCACGGCTGGGCCCCTCCCGAGCGCCAGGCGCGCTGGGCCGAAGCCGTCAGTGACACCTACTTCCCCTTGAGCCTGGCGTTCGCCGCCGAGCAACCCTTCGATGGCCACTTGCAGCGCTGGAGCACGCCCAGCACACCGTGCAGCCTGTCGCGCCTGCGCTCGAGCCAGCTCGGCTATTCGCGCAGCAAGGCGCAGATCGGCCAGGACCGCGAGGCGTTCTACCTGGTTACAGTGCCCAGCCGCAGCGAGGTGCACTTCGAACAGGACGGCCACCAGCACAGCTGCCGCCCAGGCGGCTTCATCGTCGAACGCGGCGATGCACCCTACCGCTTCCATTACAGGACCGAAAACGACCTGTGGGTGCTCAAGCTTCCCGAGAGCGCCCTCAAGGGCCACCTGCGCGGGCACCGCCGCTACACCCGCCATTGCTTCGATGCCAGCCAAGGGCTGGGGCTTGTCTTCGTCGAGCAGCTAGACCTGTGTGCCCGGCACTTCGACGCCAACCCGCAGGCTGCCCGCCACCTTTTGCTGGAGCAGGCCATGGCCACCTTGCTGCTGGCGCTACAGCAAGACGAACGCGTACTCGGCAGCGAAGGGTCGAACCTCAGCACCCTGCATCTGACCCGTGTGGAAAACTACGTGCTGCAGAACCTCGCCAACCCCGAGCTGACACCCCAGGCCATCGCCAGCGCCTGCGGGCTCTCGCTGCGCTACCTGCACAAGCTGTTTGCCAGCACCGCCTATACCCTAGGCGAATGGGTGCGCCAGCAGCGCCTGGAGGCGGTGCACAGACAGTTGCGCGACCCGCAATGCCGCCTGCCGATCGGCGAGCTGGCATTTCGGTGCGGTTTTGCCGACCAGGCGCAGTTCACACGGGCGTTTCGCCAGTACTTCGGCTGTACCGCCAGCGAGGTTCGCGCAGCCTGCAGGCACTGA